In the Flavisolibacter tropicus genome, one interval contains:
- a CDS encoding SusC/RagA family TonB-linked outer membrane protein, with translation MNRKLNFRELSLCLQHACNKLPHFKNLTLLLLLVGVLSVSASAQTATIKGTVRDTKGEALEGVNIVVKNSTVGTTSNASGHYTITVKGPNDVLVFSSVGYENSEVVVGGNGSIDLMLTPKTITGNEVVVVGYGTQSKRNITGAVAKADLSRSENLPNTNITQALRGSVAGVQVTDNGRPGQGGTILIRGPRSLSASNNPLVVLDGIIFGGSLADINPNDILSMDILKDASAAAIYGSRAANGVILVTSKKGVTEKPTIRVNTFHGVSDWAYKMKTFDTERYVQSKLDYRKQSGLEADPAKILDYLNKSEADNYKNGVSHDPWEMASQKGRISSYDLSVSGRAKAVNYYLSAGLVDEKGLIYNDNQKRTSLRANLDTKITDWLNIGTNATFVQRDLSGVSADLSFAYTNSPLGNWFYPDGEPTQYIVAEDQAYGNPLRAPLLTTNEEINNSLFSNFYAKVDVPFVKGLSYRMNYSPNYRWNHNYDFFRQDKHLTNNTTSATKYNFEGFDWVLENILTYKRKIARDHNVDFTFLYGRNHSETESTTATASQLSVDALGYNNLGLGTVLSTTSAADASEGISSMARVNYQFRNKYMLTLTARRDASSVFAENNKYATFPSGSIAWILSDESFMSRYKFIDMLKLRLSYGSVGNQAINPYQSLGLSNTTQYVFADGGSTSVGVFPSSMANPNLKWETTNTANLGLDFTVLNGRLGGTVEVYNSDTRDLLVRRTIPTLTGYSSIFTNIGETNNRGIELSLNSVNVQGKNFEWTSNFVLSHNKNKIVHLYGSDINNDGKEDDDISNRWFIGQPITTYFDYVFDGIYQEGDNIPAGSKPGFVRLKDVDGNKKIDANDRAIVGSGGQPKYRFGITNNFKYRNLSLSVFVNGMQGWISSFPLLNTAVSPNAPGRGLNQMDAGYWTAENKSATRPSLVYNNPLGHNWYMSRNFVRIQDVSLAYEFSKDMLSKVKLQNLRVFVSGKNLYTFTDWLGADPEVGGTQPGDLYPMPRSLTIGLNVGF, from the coding sequence TCAGGGAGCTATCCCTATGCCTTCAGCACGCTTGTAACAAGCTGCCGCATTTTAAAAACCTAACATTATTACTGCTGCTCGTTGGTGTACTTTCTGTATCAGCAAGTGCGCAAACGGCTACTATTAAAGGAACTGTAAGAGATACAAAAGGAGAAGCACTGGAAGGGGTAAATATTGTTGTGAAAAATTCAACAGTAGGTACAACCTCTAATGCCAGTGGACATTATACAATAACTGTAAAGGGGCCGAATGATGTCCTGGTTTTTTCGTCTGTAGGCTATGAGAACAGCGAAGTGGTGGTTGGCGGTAATGGCAGTATTGACCTTATGCTAACGCCAAAGACCATAACGGGAAATGAGGTGGTAGTAGTGGGTTATGGTACACAATCAAAACGCAACATTACCGGTGCTGTTGCTAAAGCAGATCTGTCACGTAGCGAAAACCTGCCAAATACCAACATTACACAGGCCTTAAGAGGAAGTGTTGCCGGTGTTCAGGTTACGGACAACGGACGTCCAGGCCAGGGTGGTACCATCCTGATCCGCGGTCCTCGTTCATTGAGTGCATCCAACAATCCATTAGTGGTATTAGACGGTATTATTTTTGGCGGTAGCCTTGCTGATATTAATCCGAATGATATCTTGTCTATGGACATTCTTAAAGACGCTAGTGCGGCGGCCATTTACGGTTCGCGCGCTGCCAATGGTGTTATACTGGTTACTTCTAAAAAAGGCGTTACTGAAAAGCCAACAATTCGTGTGAATACATTTCATGGCGTTTCAGATTGGGCTTATAAGATGAAGACCTTTGATACAGAGCGTTATGTACAAAGCAAGCTTGACTACCGCAAGCAATCTGGCCTGGAAGCAGATCCTGCTAAGATCCTCGACTATCTGAACAAATCAGAAGCAGACAATTATAAGAATGGTGTTTCGCACGATCCATGGGAAATGGCTTCACAAAAAGGAAGAATCAGTTCGTATGACCTGAGTGTTTCCGGAAGAGCAAAAGCGGTGAACTATTACCTGTCTGCCGGCCTGGTAGACGAGAAAGGGTTGATCTATAACGATAATCAAAAACGTACATCACTGCGTGCCAACTTAGATACTAAAATCACCGACTGGTTGAACATCGGTACCAATGCCACATTTGTACAGCGCGACTTGTCTGGTGTAAGTGCTGATCTAAGCTTTGCTTATACCAACAGCCCATTAGGAAACTGGTTTTATCCAGACGGTGAGCCTACGCAGTATATTGTTGCAGAAGACCAGGCGTATGGTAACCCCCTCAGGGCTCCACTGTTAACCACAAACGAAGAGATCAATAATAGTTTGTTTAGCAACTTCTATGCTAAGGTAGACGTGCCTTTTGTGAAAGGCCTGTCATACCGTATGAATTATTCTCCAAACTATCGTTGGAACCACAACTATGACTTCTTCCGCCAGGACAAACACCTGACTAATAATACTACCAGCGCCACAAAGTACAATTTTGAAGGCTTTGACTGGGTGTTGGAAAACATCCTTACCTACAAGCGCAAGATTGCCAGAGATCATAACGTTGATTTTACCTTCCTGTATGGCCGTAATCACAGCGAAACGGAAAGCACTACCGCTACAGCATCACAGCTTAGTGTAGATGCATTGGGTTATAACAACCTGGGTTTGGGTACAGTACTGAGTACTACATCTGCTGCAGATGCATCAGAGGGTATTTCGTCTATGGCTCGTGTTAACTACCAGTTTAGAAACAAATACATGTTAACGCTTACTGCCCGTAGAGATGCCAGCTCCGTATTTGCTGAAAATAATAAGTACGCCACTTTCCCTTCAGGCTCCATTGCATGGATCTTATCTGATGAGTCGTTCATGAGCCGGTATAAGTTTATTGATATGTTGAAGCTTAGATTATCCTATGGCTCTGTAGGTAACCAGGCTATTAACCCCTATCAATCATTAGGTCTTTCAAACACTACACAGTATGTGTTTGCAGATGGTGGATCTACTTCTGTTGGTGTATTCCCATCTTCTATGGCGAATCCTAATCTGAAATGGGAAACAACGAATACCGCCAATTTGGGTTTAGACTTTACCGTACTGAATGGAAGATTAGGTGGTACAGTGGAAGTGTATAATAGTGATACACGCGACTTGTTAGTAAGACGTACCATCCCAACGCTTACCGGTTACAGCAGTATTTTCACCAACATCGGTGAAACCAATAACCGTGGTATAGAACTGTCACTTAACTCTGTAAACGTTCAGGGAAAGAACTTTGAGTGGACCAGCAATTTTGTACTCTCTCACAATAAAAATAAGATCGTACATCTTTATGGCTCTGATATCAACAATGATGGTAAAGAAGATGATGATATTTCTAACAGATGGTTTATTGGTCAGCCTATTACTACCTATTTCGACTATGTGTTTGATGGCATTTACCAGGAAGGCGATAATATTCCTGCCGGTTCAAAACCTGGCTTTGTACGCCTGAAAGATGTAGATGGTAATAAGAAGATCGATGCTAATGATAGAGCCATTGTAGGTTCAGGTGGTCAGCCTAAATACCGCTTTGGTATTACCAACAACTTTAAGTATCGTAATCTGTCACTGTCTGTATTTGTAAATGGCATGCAAGGTTGGATCTCTTCCTTCCCGCTGTTAAATACAGCCGTTAGTCCAAATGCGCCGGGTAGAGGCTTGAACCAAATGGATGCCGGTTATTGGACAGCTGAAAATAAATCAGCTACACGTCCTTCGCTGGTATATAATAACCCGTTGGGACACAACTGGTATATGAGCCGCAACTTCGTACGGATACAGGATGTATCACTGGCGTATGAGTTCTCTAAGGATATGTTATCTAAAGTGAAGTTGCAGAACCTGCGAGTATTTGTAAGTGGTAAGAACCTGTACACTTTCACTGATTGGTTAGGCGCAGACCCGGAAGTAGGCGGTACGCAGCCTGGCGATTTGTATCCAATGCCACGTTCATTAACCATCGGTCTTAACGTAGGTTTTTAA